ccaaaccacctcaacacattcacatccactctagctgccaattcctttcttacatccgttctctccCTCATTAAtttgttcctaacactatctactcgagatacaccagccatactcctcagacatttcatctcaaacactttcaatttaTGTTTCTCTGTCACTTTTATCACCCAAAAATCCGATCCATACAgcccagttggtacaatcacttccttaTACAAAACTATCTTTATATCCATTCCTAATGCTCTATTCTTTACCTCCTCCTtcaatgcccccaacactttacatcgttcattcactctctggcgtacatcgccttccactccactatttgcagaaactgatctacttcttcaagtaactctccattcataaCATTCAATCTAGCACTACCTTCCcatctcgtgcatctcataaccttaatcttacccacattaactctcaacttcattctgCCACACACCCTTCCAAAGTCTGTCACTAATCGATctagcttctcctccgagtctgcaaccaat
Above is a window of Palaemon carinicauda isolate YSFRI2023 chromosome 6, ASM3689809v2, whole genome shotgun sequence DNA encoding:
- the LOC137643213 gene encoding uncharacterized protein, with translation MDIKIVLYKEVIVPTGLYGSDFWVIKVTEKHKLKVFEMKCLRSMAGVSRVDSVRNKLMRERTDVRKELAARVDVNVLRWFGHSERMDDGCLLKKVMNARVDGRSKQEEVLFAVVEELCECVCET